The following proteins come from a genomic window of Chryseobacterium glaciei:
- a CDS encoding DUF4276 family protein, which produces MSNKQLYIGLISEGSTDTRFLFSVVDRTIKQLVFNFGGSIEIYIEELKKDSGKKFVNQIIDANLAHQKENFINILLIHSDADFKDDSKVLKEKYIPLIENIKSNNDMICKEIVPIIPIYMIEAWMLADIHLFLDEISTKKTKTELGINGNPESFTNPKNKIKEALLIINQEKPKKRRKDLQINDLYQIIGQKIEIEKLLELNSFTKFYDQISDSLIKLQFIHKK; this is translated from the coding sequence ATGAGTAATAAACAGCTATATATAGGATTAATTTCTGAAGGTTCAACCGATACAAGATTTCTATTTTCTGTTGTAGACAGAACTATTAAACAGCTAGTTTTTAATTTTGGAGGTTCTATTGAGATATATATAGAAGAATTAAAAAAAGATTCGGGCAAAAAATTTGTAAATCAAATTATAGACGCTAATCTAGCTCATCAAAAAGAAAATTTCATCAATATTCTTTTAATTCATAGTGATGCAGATTTTAAAGATGATTCTAAAGTTTTAAAGGAAAAATATATACCTTTAATAGAAAACATTAAATCTAATAATGATATGATTTGTAAAGAAATCGTACCAATAATTCCTATTTACATGATAGAAGCATGGATGCTAGCTGACATTCATTTATTTTTAGACGAAATTTCTACTAAGAAAACTAAGACTGAACTTGGAATAAATGGTAATCCTGAATCTTTTACAAATCCAAAAAACAAAATAAAAGAAGCATTATTAATTATCAATCAAGAAAAACCAAAAAAAAGAAGAAAGGATTTACAAATTAATGATTTATATCAAATTATTGGTCAAAAAATCGAAATCGAAAAACTTTTAGAGTTAAATTCTTTTACTAAGTTTTATGATCAAATTTCTGATTCTTTGATAAAATTACAATTTATACATAAAAAATAA
- a CDS encoding esterase-like activity of phytase family protein, protein MKKILLPVLAFMALTACNNDDNVNNQDINYSKLPQEFPFATLATVNGVDVINGGFGSGATAHPTRKGEFYVITDRGPNTAYSNGIKFLIPNFTPTIMHFKINADGNIEVLKYIKLKNPSGQPITGLPNPIGMGSTGEIAYGVDGSVLPTDNYGLDSESIVVAADGTFWVSDEYGPHIVHYSAEGVEIERISPIGVNTGTRKLPAVLAKRRPNRGMEGMCMTPDGKMLVGTMQSTMYVPTKVLATNTTLTRIVTFDLATGQTKQYLYKQDGGASDSVCDITAISNSEFLVIERDGNFGSQGGTKKVYRINLTGASDVTGSDLTAVDGLKINNKTLEQSTWDEINTAGLKPVSKTLAVDLVSKIGYEHDKFEGIVYLGGNKLAIFNDDDFGVVDNGNGTPKAKILPKTGKVDKGTMYVVDIQ, encoded by the coding sequence ATGAAAAAAATCTTATTACCTGTTCTTGCCTTCATGGCTTTAACGGCTTGTAACAATGATGATAATGTAAATAATCAGGATATCAATTATTCTAAACTTCCGCAGGAATTTCCGTTCGCAACTTTGGCAACTGTAAATGGAGTAGATGTTATCAACGGAGGTTTCGGTTCAGGAGCAACGGCTCATCCAACAAGAAAAGGAGAGTTTTATGTTATTACCGATCGTGGTCCCAATACAGCTTATTCAAACGGAATAAAATTTTTAATTCCAAACTTCACACCTACAATTATGCATTTTAAGATCAATGCAGACGGAAATATTGAAGTGCTAAAATATATTAAACTTAAAAATCCTTCAGGACAACCCATCACAGGACTTCCAAACCCTATCGGAATGGGAAGTACAGGTGAAATTGCCTACGGAGTTGATGGAAGTGTTTTGCCAACTGACAATTATGGTTTAGACAGTGAAAGTATTGTTGTAGCAGCAGACGGTACATTCTGGGTTTCGGATGAATACGGCCCTCACATCGTTCATTATAGCGCAGAAGGAGTTGAAATTGAAAGGATAAGCCCAATCGGAGTAAATACAGGAACAAGAAAATTACCTGCCGTTTTAGCCAAAAGAAGACCAAACAGAGGAATGGAAGGAATGTGTATGACGCCGGACGGAAAAATGCTGGTAGGCACCATGCAGTCTACAATGTATGTTCCTACAAAAGTGTTGGCAACCAATACAACATTGACAAGAATTGTGACTTTTGATCTTGCCACAGGACAGACAAAACAATATTTATACAAACAAGATGGAGGCGCTTCCGATTCTGTTTGTGATATTACGGCAATCAGCAACTCTGAGTTTCTGGTAATAGAAAGAGACGGAAACTTTGGTTCACAAGGCGGAACTAAAAAGGTTTACAGAATAAATTTAACAGGCGCTTCTGATGTGACAGGATCTGATCTTACAGCCGTTGACGGTTTAAAAATAAATAATAAAACCCTTGAGCAATCTACTTGGGATGAAATAAATACCGCAGGATTAAAGCCTGTTTCTAAAACATTAGCCGTTGATCTGGTTTCAAAAATAGGCTATGAACACGATAAATTCGAGGGAATTGTTTATTTAGGCGGAAATAAATTAGCCATTTTTAATGACGACGATTTTGGCGTAGTTGATAACGGAAATGGAACTCCAAAAGCCAAAATTCTTCCTAAAACAGGAAAAGTAGACAAAGGAACAATGTATGTAGTCGATATTCAATAA
- the clpP gene encoding ATP-dependent Clp endopeptidase proteolytic subunit ClpP — protein MDIKKEFRDFSVKHLGNSGLVTDQYMGMYGPTNLTPYIMEERRMNVAQMDVFSRLMMDRIIFLGTGIDDQVANIVTAQLLFLESSDPSKDIQIYINSPGGSVYAGLGIYDTMQIIKPDVATICTGIAASMGAVLLVAGEKGKRSALKHSRVMIHQPSGGAQGVASDMEINLREMLKLKKELYDIISEHSGQTYEWVEKASDRDYWMTSTEAKEFGMVDEVLQRATKEKK, from the coding sequence ATGGACATTAAAAAAGAATTCAGAGATTTCTCTGTAAAGCATTTAGGAAATAGCGGTCTTGTTACCGATCAGTATATGGGAATGTATGGGCCAACCAATCTTACACCGTACATCATGGAAGAAAGAAGAATGAACGTAGCTCAGATGGACGTTTTTTCTCGTTTGATGATGGACAGAATTATCTTCCTGGGAACAGGAATTGATGATCAGGTGGCGAATATTGTTACTGCACAGCTTTTGTTCTTGGAGAGTTCAGATCCTTCAAAAGACATCCAGATTTACATCAACTCTCCTGGAGGAAGTGTATATGCTGGGTTAGGAATTTATGACACCATGCAGATCATTAAGCCTGATGTAGCAACAATCTGTACAGGTATTGCTGCTTCAATGGGAGCTGTATTGTTGGTTGCAGGGGAAAAAGGGAAGCGTTCTGCGTTGAAGCATTCAAGAGTAATGATTCACCAGCCTTCAGGAGGTGCACAAGGTGTTGCTTCTGATATGGAGATCAACTTAAGAGAAATGTTGAAGCTGAAAAAAGAATTATATGACATTATTTCTGAACATTCTGGTCAAACCTACGAATGGGTAGAAAAAGCGTCAGATAGAGATTACTGGATGACTTCTACCGAAGCGAAAGAATTCGGAATGGTAGATGAGGTTTTACAGAGAGCAACTAAAGAAAAGAAATAA
- the tpiA gene encoding triose-phosphate isomerase — MRRKIVAGNWKMNKNIIDAQQLMVQLLSYKNNNTTNCEVWIAPPSLYLMMAKDIFEKDEIGVFSQDMSEHESGAYTGEISAEMLESIDATGSLIGHSERRQYHGETDSHCNVKVKLALDKGLIPVYCNGETLEQRKAGQHFEVVKNQTEVALFTLSAEEIKKVVIAYEPVWAIGTGETASPAQAQEIHAHIRSIIAAKYGQKVADEVSILYGGSVKPDNAKEIFSQPDIDGGLIGGAALKLEDFSKIIEGFNS; from the coding sequence ATGAGAAGAAAAATAGTTGCAGGAAACTGGAAAATGAATAAAAATATAATTGACGCTCAGCAATTGATGGTTCAATTATTAAGTTATAAAAACAACAATACGACGAACTGCGAAGTTTGGATCGCACCTCCATCTTTATACTTAATGATGGCGAAAGATATTTTCGAAAAGGATGAAATCGGTGTATTTTCTCAAGATATGAGCGAGCATGAAAGTGGTGCTTACACAGGAGAAATTTCTGCTGAAATGCTAGAATCTATAGATGCAACAGGTTCTTTGATCGGTCACTCTGAAAGAAGACAATATCACGGGGAAACAGATTCTCACTGTAATGTAAAAGTAAAATTAGCTTTAGATAAAGGTTTGATTCCTGTTTACTGTAATGGTGAAACTTTAGAGCAAAGAAAAGCAGGACAACATTTTGAAGTGGTAAAAAACCAAACTGAAGTTGCACTTTTCACGCTTTCTGCAGAAGAAATTAAAAAAGTAGTAATCGCTTACGAACCTGTTTGGGCAATCGGAACCGGAGAAACTGCAAGTCCTGCACAAGCTCAGGAAATCCACGCACACATCAGAAGCATTATCGCTGCAAAATACGGACAGAAAGTTGCTGACGAAGTTTCTATCCTTTACGGAGGTTCTGTAAAGCCTGACAATGCTAAAGAGATTTTCTCTCAACCAGATATCGACGGTGGTTTGATTGGTGGAGCTGCTTTGAAATTAGAAGATTTTTCTAAAATTATTGAAGGATTTAATTCATAA